The following proteins are encoded in a genomic region of Necator americanus strain Aroian chromosome II, whole genome shotgun sequence:
- a CDS encoding hypothetical protein (NECATOR_CHRII.G4404.T1) produces the protein MVLISPCAKIPICTTPLHEKLLTAIQRNIDRNPDQAAFISAEDPTVQITFTEIYNQAYAVASFLSSRGYGHLDVSCQVMPNCIEYAVFYLGALLCGGAMSGASAMFTDYELERQFVDSVCKVVITDETHLDKVLLATKRCSEVKTIICVRCPKSTVALPDDVVCWDDVIKTPVTTIPKYTFSPDDAAVLPYSSGTTGSPKGVMLTHKNFSTMLDIIESHFEEHIVTKLSDSDWNYHNEKVLLMLPFYHIFGFGLFNHTLLKGATGIIFAKFESRRFLDAIQTYQPKLLMLVPPILSFLTKHPMAANYNLSSLRIVLSGAAPAGKDLCDDFLNKYKNVRYLGQGDIGFVDEKGQTFIVDRLKELIKVKGLQVAPAELEDILLSHKEIQDAAVIGVPDEKTGEKPRAYVVKANKNLTESDVKDFIEAKVSSYKFLTGGVVFVEEIPKSPSGKILRRFLREQAG, from the exons ATGGTTCTTATCTCTCCATGTGCAAAAATTCCCATTTGCACTACACCACTCCACGAAAAGCTTCTCACCGCAATCCAACGGAATATCGACAGAAATCCGGATCAAGCAGCTTTT ATCAGTGCTGAAGATCCGACAGTTCAGATCACGTTCACGGAGATCTACAACCAAGCATACGCTGTAGCTAGTTTTCTCTCAAGCAG AGGCTATGGACATCTGGATGTGAGCTGTCAGGTGATGCCGAACTGTATCGAATACGCGGTGTTCTACCTTGGAGCATTGCTATGCGGTGGCGCTATGTCTGGAGCGAGTGCGATGTTTACGGATT atgaacTAGAGCGCCAGTTTGTTGACTCGGTCTGCAAGGTGGTTATCACCGACGAGACACATCTGGACAAAGTCCTCTTGGCAACGAAAAGATGCTCAGAAGTGAAA ACGATCATCTGCGTTCGATGTCCGAAATCAACTGTTGCACTTCCAGACGATGTCGTGTGTTGGGATGATGTTATCAAAACACCTGTGACAACAATTCCTAAGTACACTTTCAG CCCGGATGATGCGGCAGTGTTACCGTACTCTAGCGGTACTACTGGTTCGCCGAAAGGTGTGATGCTTACCCATAAAAACTTCTCAACCATGTTGGATATTATAGAAAG TCATTTTGAAGAACACATTGTCACTAAACTCAGTGACTCCGATTGGAACTATCACAACGAGAAAGTGCTTCTGATGTTGCCTTTCTATCATATTTTTGGATTTGGTCTCTTCAATCATACGCTTCTCAAAGGAGCAACTGGAATAATTTTCGCTAAATTCGAATCCAGAAGGTTCTTGGATGCGATTCAAACATATCAA CCTAAACTACTCATGTTGGTGCCACCAATACTCAGCTTCCTAACAAAACACCCTATGGCCGCTAACTACAACCTGTCCTCGCTTCGTATCGTCCTCAGTGGAGCAGCGCCAGCTGGGAAAGATCTCTGTGACGATTTTCTCAACAAATATAAGAACGTGCGGTATTTGGGACAAG GAGATATTGGGTTTGTTGATGAGAAGGGTCAAACTTTTATAGTGGATCGTCTGAAAGAGCTGATAAAAGTGAAAGGACTGCAG GTTGCTCCGGCCGAACTTGAGGATATCCTTTTGTCACATAAAGAGATCCAAGACGCGGCTGTGATTGGAGTTCCAGATGAGAAAACTGGCGAGAAACCGAGAGCATACGTGGTTAAAGCTAATAAAAATCTCACAGAATCGGATGTAAAGGATTTTATTGAAG CGAAGGTATCATCGTACAAGTTCCTCACCGGCGGCGTTGTCTTTGTCGAAGAAATCCCCAAATCGCCATCTGGGAAGATTCTTCGTCGATTCCTACGAGAGCAAGCCGGATAA
- a CDS encoding hypothetical protein (NECATOR_CHRII.G4403.T1), producing MMFTQAPPPAVWAGHSHARTPVESSLPEIDRSAIHCVFCCVVNVSMQIRIRSRRFLRTKQRRKEVFTVHIYRVLKRIHPTIGITRDAMSFMDYFVVGAFKLLAAEAARLARNFGGGKITISEIQTAVWLMLSPEIAKNAVSEGKKAVTMYSSQE from the coding sequence ATGATGTTCACACAAGCCCCGCCTCCAGCCGTATGGGCGGGGCATTCTCACGCCAGGACACCGGTTGAGTCATCGCTGCCGGAGATCGATCGCAGTGCCATTCACTGTGTGTTTTGCTGTGTGGTGAACGTTTCGATGCAAATTCGAATTCGAAGCAGACGATTTCTCCGAACGAAGCAGCGTCGGAAGGAAGTGTTCACGGTCCACATCTACCGTGTGCTGAAGCGAATCCACCCCACCATTGGAATAACGCGTGACGCGATGTCATTCATGGACTACTTCGTTGTCGGTGCGTTCAAGCTGCTTGCCGCTGAGGCTGCACGTCTTGCAAGAAACTTTGGTGGAGGAAAAATTACTATCAGTGAGATCCAGACTGCTGTTTGGTTGATGCTTTCTCCAGAAATCGCGAAGAACGCTGTCTCTGAGGGGAAAAAAGCTGTTACAATGTACTCTAGTCAGGAATAA
- a CDS encoding hypothetical protein (NECATOR_CHRII.G4402.T1) produces MFTQAPPPAVWAGHSHARTPVESSLPEIDRSAIHCVFCCVVNVSMQMRIRSRRFLRMKRRRKEVFSVHIYRVLKRIQPNTGITRDAMSFMDYFVVGAFKLLAAEAARLGGDSTGGNVTVSEIQTAVRLMLPPEIAKNAVSEGRKAVAMYRSRE; encoded by the coding sequence ATGTTCACACAAGCCCCGCCTCCAGCCGTTTGGGCGGGGCATTCTCACGCCAGGACACCGGTTGAGTCATCGCTGCCGGAGATCGATCGCAGTGCCATTCACTGTGTGTTTTGCTGTGTGGTGAACGTTTCGATGCAAATGCGAATTCGAAGCAGACGATTTCTCCGAATGAAGCGGCGTCGGAAGGAAGTGTTCTCTGTCCACATCTACCGTGTGCTGAAGCGAATCCAGCCGAACACTGGGATAACGCGTGACGCAATGTCATTCATGGATTACTTCGTTGTCGGTGCGTTCAAGCTGCTTGCCGCTGAGGCTGCACGTCTTGGAGGAGATTCTACAGGCGGAAATGTTACTGTCAGCGAAATCCAGACTGCTGTTCGTCTGATGTTACCTCCAGAGATCGCAAAGAATGCTGTCTCTGAGGGAAGAAAAGCTGTTGCAATGTACCGCAGTCGGGAATAA
- a CDS encoding hypothetical protein (NECATOR_CHRII.G4405.T2), whose amino-acid sequence MVLHSTYAKVPVCNTALHEKVLTAIQQHIDRNPNRIAFISAEDAANRITFKEIYDQAYSVASFLSSRGYGHLDVCCQVMPNCIEYAVFYLGALLCGGAMSGASAMFTDYELERQFLDSRCKVVITDEAHLDKVLLATKRCREVKTVICVQSSKSTRAIPSGVVPWHDVIRTRVTALPKYKFSPDDMALLPYSSGTTGSPKGVVLTHRNFTTMLDLVNSHFDENIVAKLGDSDWDYHKENLLLILPFYHIYGFGLLNQTLLKGTTGIILAKFEPTVFLNAIQTYKPKLLMLVPPILLLLTKHPMTSNYDLSSFQFVLSGAAPAGKDLCDEFLNKYKHVSAPPLHTWRPLLPIGFELIFDESQGGGGARGGALQWMASYKTAFCRRLLAMMQGEMSGTTPVSIIYDPVRIRILHLKSAPPQIRGMLPLKKREYKMWCNDKLSIQLRSGQEPRTNKGFLPTQYMNNPRELSSTSAFTF is encoded by the exons ATGGTCCTGCACTCCACGTACGCTAAGGTTCCTGTATGCAACACGGCTCTTCATGAAAAAGTTCTCACAGCGATCCAACAGCATATCGACCGGAATCCGAATCGAATTGCGTTT ATCAGCGCTGAAGATGCAGCAAATCGAATCACTTTCAAGGAGATCTACGATCAAGCTTACAGTGTAGCTAGTTTCCTCTCAAGCAg aggtTATGGACATCTGGATGTGTGCTGTCAGGTGATGCCGAACTGTATCGAATACGCGGTGTTCTACCTTGGTGCATTGCTATGCGGTGGAGCTATGTCTGGAGCGAGTGCGATGTTTACGGATT ATGAATTAGAGCGACAATTTCTTGATTCACGCTGTAAAGTTGTTATCACGGATGAAGCACACCTGGACAAAGTCCTGCTAGCCACGAAAAGATGTCGAGAGGTGAAG ACAGTGATCTGTGTTCAATCCTCGAAATCAACTCGTGCGATTCCAAGCGGTGTTGTACCTTGGCATGACGTCATCAGAACACGCGTAACCGCTCTTCCCAAGTATAAATTCAG TCCAGATGACATGGCATTGTTACCATATTCAAGTGGTACCACTGGTTCTCCGAAAGGTGTGGTGCTTACCCATAGAAATTTCACAACGATGCTGGATCTAGTGAATAG TCACTTCGACGAGAACATTGTTGCGAAGCTGGGTGACTCGGACTGGGATTATCATAAGGAGAATCTGCTTCTAATACTGCCTTTCTATCACATTTATGGATTTGGTCTGTTGAATCAAACGCTTCTCAAAGGAACTACGGGAATAATTCTTGCTAAATTCGAACCTACTGTGTTCTTGAATGCAATTCAAACATATAAG CCGAAATTACTGATGCTCGTTCCGCCAATACTTCTCCTACTAACAAAACATCCTATGACCTCCAATTACGATCTCTCTTCGTTTCAATTCGTTCTCAGTGGAGCAGCACCAGCTGGAAAAGATCTCTGTGACGAGTTCCTCAACAAATATAAGCACGTGAG cgcgccacctttgcacacgtggcgtcccttactgcctatcgggttcgaattgattttcgacgaatcgcagggtggaggcggcgcaaggggtggagcgttgcaatggatggcgtcgtacaaaacagcattctgtaGGCGGCTGCTTGcaatgatgcagggagagatgagtggaactacccccgtctccataatctacgaccccgtccgtatacggatactccacctgaaatccgcaccacctcagattcgtggtatgttgcctttaaagaagCGAGAGTACAAAATGTGGTGCAATGATAAGCTTTCGATACAGTTGAGATCTGGTCAAGAGCCTAGGACCAACAAAGGATTTCTTCCTACCCAGTATATGAATAATCCTCGTGAATTATCCAGCACTTCTGCGTTTACGTTTTGA
- a CDS encoding hypothetical protein (NECATOR_CHRII.G4406.T1) — MTGDVKHWEAEALSLRRVAFLGVALSTAATLICVVSVPMLYNYMQHMQSVMQNEVDFCKSRSGNIWREVTRTQVLSKTTESALRSRRQSGYGGGCCGCGVSPQGPPGPPGPDGQPGSDGTPGVPGKDGPDGPPATPAPPHNGCVECPDGPPGPPGNPGGKGAPGNPGSDGQPGGAGNAGAPGAPGPQGPPGSDGQPGNPGAPGAPGQLREVPGPQGPAGPPGPQGPPGPDGNPGAPGNNGQDGGPGLPGDNGNPGGPGQPGGPGNNGPDGDQGGPGSCDHCPPPRTAPGY, encoded by the exons ATGACTGGCGACGTGAAGCACTGGGAAGCCGAAGCCCTCTCCCTCAGGAGAGTCGCCTTCTTGGGCGTTGCCCTATCCACCGCGGCTACGCTTATCTGCGTCGTCTCCGTGCCGATGCTGTACAACTACATGCAGCACATGCAGTCGGTCATGCAGAACGAAGTCGACTTCTGCAAGTCCCGCTCAGGAAACATCTGGAGAGAAGTCACCCGCACTCAG GTTCTCAGCAAGACCACAGAAAGCGCACTAAGAAGCCGCCGTCAGTCTGGCTACGGTGGTGGATGCTGCGGTTGCGGTGTTTCCCCACAAGGACCACCCGGACCACCTGGTCCAGATGGACAGCCTGGATCAGATGGAACACCAGGAGTTCCTGGAAAGGATGGTCCCGATGGACCACCAGCAACACCTGCTCCTCCCCACAACGGTTGCGTCGAGTGCCCCGATGGACCTCCAGGACCCCCAGGAAACCCAGGAGGAAAGGGAGCACCAGGAAACCCAGGATCAGATGGACAGCCAGGAGGAGCAGGAAACGCTGGAGCACCTGGAGCACCAGGACCACAGGGACCACCCGGAAGCGACGGACAGCCTGGAAACCCCGGTGCACCTGGAGCACCTGGACAACTCAGAGAAGTTCCCGGACCTCAGGGACCAGCTGGACCACCAGGACCACAAGGACCCCCTGGACCCGATGGAAATCCAGGAGCTCCAGGAAACAACGGCCAAGATGGTGGCCCAGGACTTCCCGGAGATAACGGAAACCCTGGTGGTCCCGGACAGCCTGGCGGCCCCGGTAACAATGGACCAGATGGAGACCAGGGAGGACCAGGAAGCTGCGATCACTGCCCACCTCCTCGCACTGCTCCAGGATATTAG
- a CDS encoding hypothetical protein (NECATOR_CHRII.G4405.T1), which yields MVLHSTYAKVPVCNTALHEKVLTAIQQHIDRNPNRIAFISAEDAANRITFKEIYDQAYSVASFLSSRGYGHLDVCCQVMPNCIEYAVFYLGALLCGGAMSGASAMFTDYELERQFLDSRCKVVITDEAHLDKVLLATKRCREVKTVICVQSSKSTRAIPSGVVPWHDVIRTRVTALPKYKFSPDDMALLPYSSGTTGSPKGVVLTHRNFTTMLDLVNSHFDENIVAKLGDSDWDYHKENLLLILPFYHIYGFGLLNQTLLKGTTGIILAKFEPTVFLNAIQTYKPKLLMLVPPILLLLTKHPMTSNYDLSSFQFVLSGAAPAGKDLCDEFLNKYKHVRYLAQGRTLGTMSRRGIHYQASILGVWLKHKS from the exons ATGGTCCTGCACTCCACGTACGCTAAGGTTCCTGTATGCAACACGGCTCTTCATGAAAAAGTTCTCACAGCGATCCAACAGCATATCGACCGGAATCCGAATCGAATTGCGTTT ATCAGCGCTGAAGATGCAGCAAATCGAATCACTTTCAAGGAGATCTACGATCAAGCTTACAGTGTAGCTAGTTTCCTCTCAAGCAg aggtTATGGACATCTGGATGTGTGCTGTCAGGTGATGCCGAACTGTATCGAATACGCGGTGTTCTACCTTGGTGCATTGCTATGCGGTGGAGCTATGTCTGGAGCGAGTGCGATGTTTACGGATT ATGAATTAGAGCGACAATTTCTTGATTCACGCTGTAAAGTTGTTATCACGGATGAAGCACACCTGGACAAAGTCCTGCTAGCCACGAAAAGATGTCGAGAGGTGAAG ACAGTGATCTGTGTTCAATCCTCGAAATCAACTCGTGCGATTCCAAGCGGTGTTGTACCTTGGCATGACGTCATCAGAACACGCGTAACCGCTCTTCCCAAGTATAAATTCAG TCCAGATGACATGGCATTGTTACCATATTCAAGTGGTACCACTGGTTCTCCGAAAGGTGTGGTGCTTACCCATAGAAATTTCACAACGATGCTGGATCTAGTGAATAG TCACTTCGACGAGAACATTGTTGCGAAGCTGGGTGACTCGGACTGGGATTATCATAAGGAGAATCTGCTTCTAATACTGCCTTTCTATCACATTTATGGATTTGGTCTGTTGAATCAAACGCTTCTCAAAGGAACTACGGGAATAATTCTTGCTAAATTCGAACCTACTGTGTTCTTGAATGCAATTCAAACATATAAG CCGAAATTACTGATGCTCGTTCCGCCAATACTTCTCCTACTAACAAAACATCCTATGACCTCCAATTACGATCTCTCTTCGTTTCAATTCGTTCTCAGTGGAGCAGCACCAGCTGGAAAAGATCTCTGTGACGAGTTCCTCAACAAATATAAGCACGTGAGGTACTTGGCACAAG GTAGAACGTTAGGTACAATGTCTCGAAGAGGTATTCATTATCAGGCCTCGATACTAGGCGTATGGCTAAAACATAAAAGTTAG
- a CDS encoding hypothetical protein (NECATOR_CHRII.G4407.T2), which produces MKQKKILSGYGMTESGMASHLPPLDSRTNFTNVGKIASTFEQKIISTSTGEEVPTGERGEICVRGPTIMKGYLNRPEETAETIDADGWLHTGDIGYVDNKGQTYIVDRLKELIKVKGLQVAPAELEDILLSHKEIQDAAVIGVPDEKTGEKPRAYVVRANETLTEADVKHFIEEKVSSYKFLTGGVVFVDEIPKSPAGKILRRFLRDQVAKELKSKI; this is translated from the exons atgaagcaaaagaaaattctttcagGATATGGGATGACCGAAAGTGGAATGGCCTCACATTTGCCACCGCTGGACTCACGGACGAATTTCACAAACGTCGGAAAAATCGCCTCTACATTTGAGCAAAAG ATAATCTCAACTAGCACTGGAGAAGAGGTCCCAACAGGCGAAAGAGGGGAAATATGTGTTCGTGGTCCTACGATTATGAAGGGATATTTGAATCGACCTGAAGAGACAGCTGAGACGATCGACGCAGATGGATGGCTACATACAG GAGATATTGGATACGTTGACAACAAAGGACAAACTTACATTGTAGATCGCCTGAAGGAGCTGATCAAAGTGAAAGGACTGCAG GTTGCTCCAGCTGAGCTCGAAGACATACTTTTGTCTCATAAAGAGATCCAAGACGCGGCAGTGATTGGAGTCCCAGATGAGAAAACTGGCGAAAAACCGAGAGCATACGTGGTTAGAGCTAATGAGACCCTTACAGAGGCTGATGTGAAGCATTTCATTGAAG agaaagtATCTTCCTACAAATTTCTCACCGGTGGTGTCGTCTTCGTCGATGAAATCCCGAAATCGCCGGCTGGGAAGATCCTTCGACGCTTCCTACGAGATCAAGTGGCGAAAgagttgaagtcgaagatATAA
- a CDS encoding hypothetical protein (NECATOR_CHRII.G4404.T2) encodes MPSFVSGSSSQWFLSLHVQKFPFALHHSTKSFSPQSNGISTEIRIKQLLGYGHLDVSCQVMPNCIEYAVFYLGALLCGGAMSGASAMFTDYELERQFVDSVCKVVITDETHLDKVLLATKRCSEVKTIICVRCPKSTVALPDDVVCWDDVIKTPVTTIPKYTFSPDDAAVLPYSSGTTGSPKGVMLTHKNFSTMLDIIESHFEEHIVTKLSDSDWNYHNEKVLLMLPFYHIFGFGLFNHTLLKGATGIIFAKFESRRFLDAIQTYQPKLLMLVPPILSFLTKHPMAANYNLSSLRIVLSGAAPAGKDLCDDFLNKYKNVRYLGQGDIGFVDEKGQTFIVDRLKELIKVKGLQVAPAELEDILLSHKEIQDAAVIGVPDEKTGEKPRAYVVKANKNLTESDVKDFIEAKVSSYKFLTGGVVFVEEIPKSPSGKILRRFLREQAG; translated from the exons ATGCCATCATTTGTATCCGGCAG TTCGTCCCAATGGTTCTTATCTCTCCATGTGCAAAAATTCCCATTTGCACTACACCACTCCACGAAAAGCTTCTCACCGCAATCCAACGGAATATCGACAGAAATCCGGATCAAGCAGCTTTT AGGCTATGGACATCTGGATGTGAGCTGTCAGGTGATGCCGAACTGTATCGAATACGCGGTGTTCTACCTTGGAGCATTGCTATGCGGTGGCGCTATGTCTGGAGCGAGTGCGATGTTTACGGATT atgaacTAGAGCGCCAGTTTGTTGACTCGGTCTGCAAGGTGGTTATCACCGACGAGACACATCTGGACAAAGTCCTCTTGGCAACGAAAAGATGCTCAGAAGTGAAA ACGATCATCTGCGTTCGATGTCCGAAATCAACTGTTGCACTTCCAGACGATGTCGTGTGTTGGGATGATGTTATCAAAACACCTGTGACAACAATTCCTAAGTACACTTTCAG CCCGGATGATGCGGCAGTGTTACCGTACTCTAGCGGTACTACTGGTTCGCCGAAAGGTGTGATGCTTACCCATAAAAACTTCTCAACCATGTTGGATATTATAGAAAG TCATTTTGAAGAACACATTGTCACTAAACTCAGTGACTCCGATTGGAACTATCACAACGAGAAAGTGCTTCTGATGTTGCCTTTCTATCATATTTTTGGATTTGGTCTCTTCAATCATACGCTTCTCAAAGGAGCAACTGGAATAATTTTCGCTAAATTCGAATCCAGAAGGTTCTTGGATGCGATTCAAACATATCAA CCTAAACTACTCATGTTGGTGCCACCAATACTCAGCTTCCTAACAAAACACCCTATGGCCGCTAACTACAACCTGTCCTCGCTTCGTATCGTCCTCAGTGGAGCAGCGCCAGCTGGGAAAGATCTCTGTGACGATTTTCTCAACAAATATAAGAACGTGCGGTATTTGGGACAAG GAGATATTGGGTTTGTTGATGAGAAGGGTCAAACTTTTATAGTGGATCGTCTGAAAGAGCTGATAAAAGTGAAAGGACTGCAG GTTGCTCCGGCCGAACTTGAGGATATCCTTTTGTCACATAAAGAGATCCAAGACGCGGCTGTGATTGGAGTTCCAGATGAGAAAACTGGCGAGAAACCGAGAGCATACGTGGTTAAAGCTAATAAAAATCTCACAGAATCGGATGTAAAGGATTTTATTGAAG CGAAGGTATCATCGTACAAGTTCCTCACCGGCGGCGTTGTCTTTGTCGAAGAAATCCCCAAATCGCCATCTGGGAAGATTCTTCGTCGATTCCTACGAGAGCAAGCCGGATAA